The proteins below are encoded in one region of Arthrobacter sp. CJ23:
- a CDS encoding flavodoxin family protein: MNAEPKPGNFGDLKAVFFNGTLKPSPQVSNTDGLIAISRRIMEKQGVSTRVIRTVDHNIASGVYPDMREHGWESDEWPELYPAVLEADIVVVAGPIWLGDNSSQTKKLIERLYAHSGQLNSKGQWAYYPKVGGCLITGNEDGIKHCAMNVLYSLQHVGFTIPPQADAGWIGPVGPGPSYLDPGSGGPESDFTNRNTTFMTWNLLHFARLLKDSGGIPAYGNLPEEWKAGTRFDFENPEYR, translated from the coding sequence GTGAATGCAGAACCGAAGCCCGGAAATTTTGGCGACCTCAAGGCCGTCTTCTTCAACGGCACCCTCAAACCGTCGCCTCAAGTGAGCAACACGGACGGCCTGATTGCCATCAGCCGCCGCATCATGGAGAAGCAGGGCGTTAGCACCCGCGTCATCCGCACGGTGGACCACAACATCGCCAGTGGTGTGTACCCGGACATGCGCGAACACGGCTGGGAAAGCGATGAATGGCCCGAGCTGTACCCGGCGGTCCTTGAGGCCGACATCGTGGTGGTGGCCGGGCCAATCTGGCTGGGCGACAATTCCTCGCAGACCAAGAAGCTCATTGAGCGCCTCTACGCCCATTCCGGACAGCTGAACAGCAAGGGCCAGTGGGCCTATTACCCCAAGGTGGGCGGCTGCCTCATCACGGGCAATGAGGACGGCATCAAGCACTGCGCCATGAACGTCCTCTACAGCCTGCAGCATGTGGGCTTCACCATTCCGCCCCAGGCCGACGCCGGATGGATCGGCCCCGTGGGGCCCGGACCCAGCTATCTGGACCCCGGTTCGGGCGGTCCGGAAAGCGACTTCACCAACAGGAACACCACTTTCATGACGTGGAACCTGCTCCACTTTGCCCGGCTCCTCAAGGATTCCGGCGGTATTCCCGCCTACGGCAACCTCCCCGAGGAGTGGAAAGCGGGCACCCGCTTTGATTTTGAAAACCCGGAATACCGCTGA
- a CDS encoding FABP family protein — protein sequence MPIEIPTDLTPELVPLSWLIGEWEGRGRLGSGEEDSEHFVQHVSFTHNGLPYLQYRAESWISDDDGAKLRPLTVETGFWALERKLQEGDGGPGLIPADIVPVLKTADEVEERRNKDGGFDISVSIAHPGGITELYYGQIKGPQIQLTTDMVMRGGHSKEYTAATRIYGLVDGNLLWRWDVAAEGKSLEAHASAFLHKVS from the coding sequence GTGCCTATCGAAATTCCAACAGACCTGACGCCCGAACTCGTCCCCCTATCCTGGCTCATCGGTGAGTGGGAAGGCCGCGGCCGGCTCGGCAGCGGCGAGGAGGATTCGGAACACTTCGTCCAACACGTCTCCTTCACCCACAACGGCCTGCCGTACCTGCAGTACCGTGCCGAAAGCTGGATCAGCGACGACGACGGCGCAAAGTTGCGCCCGTTGACAGTCGAGACCGGCTTTTGGGCACTGGAGCGCAAGCTCCAGGAGGGCGACGGCGGACCCGGCCTGATCCCGGCGGACATCGTCCCCGTTCTCAAGACGGCGGACGAGGTCGAGGAACGCCGGAACAAGGACGGCGGCTTCGACATCTCCGTCTCGATCGCCCACCCCGGCGGCATCACGGAGCTGTACTACGGGCAAATCAAGGGTCCGCAGATCCAGCTCACCACCGATATGGTGATGCGCGGCGGCCACTCGAAGGAGTACACGGCTGCCACCCGCATCTATGGCCTGGTGGACGGCAACCTGCTGTGGCGCTGGGATGTGGCTGCGGAGGGCAAATCGCTCGAAGCCCACGCCTCCGCCTTCCTGCACAAGGTCTCCTGA
- a CDS encoding permease: MKSWSIGVIGLVALAAIVAGTYGSRELMLGIGIAASAAVGIGWPHFLAVPAKKTLASVIGIAGAGSAAAAYFAAAPGFLDWAPAFIALGVIAVFIIQLVRGTGQAQRLESTLGCSAGVLLNCMGAGWIAAARFNGVKEMVLVAGLSAAAALLAGIIRWPDRIVAPLGIAVAGLIGPLAGLVFSDIAVLPAALVGVVLGSVLVSFRRMTTLRRGRLNVAAVLGMGVAPVWAVGALAYFIDKLLIY, translated from the coding sequence GTGAAGTCTTGGAGCATCGGGGTAATCGGCCTCGTGGCGCTCGCAGCCATCGTCGCCGGCACCTATGGTTCCCGCGAGCTCATGCTGGGCATCGGGATCGCCGCTTCCGCCGCCGTCGGGATCGGCTGGCCGCATTTCCTGGCAGTCCCCGCCAAGAAGACATTGGCCTCCGTCATCGGCATTGCGGGTGCCGGCTCTGCAGCCGCGGCCTACTTCGCCGCCGCGCCTGGGTTCCTGGATTGGGCCCCCGCCTTCATCGCCCTCGGTGTGATCGCCGTGTTCATCATCCAATTGGTCCGCGGCACCGGCCAGGCCCAGCGACTCGAATCCACCCTCGGCTGCAGCGCCGGCGTACTGCTGAACTGCATGGGTGCCGGCTGGATCGCCGCCGCCCGCTTCAACGGGGTCAAGGAAATGGTGCTGGTGGCCGGCCTGAGCGCCGCAGCCGCCCTGCTCGCCGGCATCATCCGGTGGCCGGATCGGATCGTGGCTCCGCTGGGCATTGCTGTTGCCGGACTGATCGGCCCCCTGGCCGGTCTGGTGTTCTCGGACATTGCCGTGCTTCCGGCGGCGCTGGTGGGCGTTGTCCTGGGTTCGGTGCTGGTCAGCTTCCGCCGGATGACCACCCTGCGGCGTGGCCGCCTCAACGTCGCTGCGGTGCTGGGCATGGGCGTCGCCCCTGTCTGGGCCGTGGGCGCCCTTGCTTACTTCATAGACAAACTACTCATCTACTAA
- a CDS encoding response regulator transcription factor — protein MSHILLLTNSTGSSVDILPALELLNHRVHILAAEPTALLDTDPTDIVLLDARKDLVGARSLTQLLKATGLSAPLMLILTEGGMAAVSSAWAVDDIVLDSAGPAEVEARIRLAMARAVPGEEEKQSEIRAAGVVIDEASYTARVSGQPLNLTFKEFELLKYLAQHPGRVFTRQQLLTEVWGYDYYGGTRTVDVHIRRLRAKLGVDHENLISTVRNVGYRLTLVRLPDDSLSEA, from the coding sequence ATGTCGCACATCCTGCTCCTGACGAACAGCACCGGCTCGTCGGTGGACATCCTGCCTGCCCTGGAACTCCTCAACCACCGGGTCCACATCCTGGCCGCCGAGCCCACTGCACTGCTCGATACCGATCCCACGGACATCGTCCTGCTCGACGCCCGCAAGGATCTGGTGGGAGCCCGTTCCCTCACCCAGCTGCTCAAGGCCACCGGCCTGAGCGCCCCCCTCATGCTGATCCTCACGGAAGGCGGGATGGCCGCAGTTTCCTCGGCGTGGGCCGTGGACGACATCGTGCTCGATTCCGCCGGCCCGGCCGAAGTGGAGGCCCGCATCAGGCTGGCGATGGCCCGGGCCGTCCCCGGCGAAGAGGAAAAGCAGAGCGAAATCCGGGCTGCCGGCGTGGTAATCGACGAGGCAAGCTACACCGCCCGTGTGAGCGGCCAGCCGCTTAACCTGACCTTCAAGGAATTCGAACTCCTCAAGTACCTGGCACAGCACCCGGGCCGTGTGTTCACCCGCCAGCAGCTGCTGACCGAGGTGTGGGGCTACGACTACTACGGCGGCACGCGCACCGTTGACGTCCACATCCGACGCCTTCGCGCCAAGCTCGGCGTGGACCACGAGAACCTCATCAGCACGGTGCGCAACGTCGGCTACCGCCTGACACTGGTCCGGCTCCCCGACGATTCGCTCTCGGAAGCCTAG
- the mshD gene encoding mycothiol synthase — protein MSPAHPDNWPVLVIRGAVDDELLRDFRTLAAAAAESDGNPPLSEQTMVTLRGADAGDHSLLSLALYAPDEDSDPATAQDLAGLAVVVEAADGTGVLELAVHPAYRTQGVAGRLLGALGEARGFAGLSAWSHGNHEAAAELAARFGYGPVRELWKMRLMSSTSELPDAALPDGVVLRAFVPGQDEPAWLAANRAAFAHHPEQGAMTRADLDARMSEDWFDPAGFLLAVNEAGELLGFHWTKVHPRQGLHPAIGEVYVVGVTPAAQGMGLGKALTVAGIKHLQEQQLHSVMLYVDADNTAAVALYQKLGFVRWDIDVLYGPLTKH, from the coding sequence ATGAGTCCTGCGCACCCGGATAACTGGCCCGTTCTCGTCATCAGAGGCGCCGTCGACGACGAGCTCCTGAGGGATTTCCGCACGCTGGCCGCGGCTGCGGCGGAATCGGACGGCAATCCCCCGCTGTCCGAGCAGACCATGGTCACGCTGCGCGGCGCGGACGCCGGCGACCACTCCTTGCTCTCCCTGGCCCTCTACGCCCCGGACGAGGACTCGGATCCCGCCACCGCCCAGGATCTGGCGGGTCTCGCCGTCGTGGTGGAAGCAGCAGACGGCACCGGCGTCCTGGAACTCGCGGTGCATCCCGCCTACCGCACCCAGGGAGTTGCCGGCCGGCTGCTGGGCGCCTTGGGCGAGGCCAGGGGCTTCGCCGGGCTCAGCGCCTGGTCGCATGGAAACCACGAGGCCGCCGCCGAGCTCGCAGCCCGTTTCGGCTACGGACCGGTCCGCGAATTGTGGAAGATGCGGCTGATGTCCTCCACCTCGGAGCTGCCCGACGCCGCCCTCCCGGACGGTGTGGTGCTGCGCGCCTTCGTGCCGGGCCAGGATGAGCCCGCCTGGCTGGCCGCCAACAGGGCGGCGTTCGCGCACCATCCGGAACAGGGCGCCATGACACGGGCCGATCTGGACGCCCGCATGTCCGAGGACTGGTTTGATCCTGCCGGCTTCCTGCTGGCCGTGAACGAAGCCGGGGAGCTGCTGGGCTTCCACTGGACCAAGGTGCATCCGCGGCAGGGCCTGCACCCTGCGATTGGCGAGGTCTACGTGGTGGGCGTGACCCCGGCTGCCCAGGGCATGGGGCTGGGCAAAGCCCTCACCGTTGCGGGCATCAAGCACCTGCAGGAACAGCAACTGCACTCCGTCATGCTCTACGTCGACGCGGACAACACGGCGGCCGTTGCCCTATACCAGAAGCTGGGATTTGTCCGCTGGGATATTGACGTCTTGTACGGTCCATTAACCAAACATTAA
- a CDS encoding RNA degradosome polyphosphate kinase has protein sequence MQPDSVGTTRIHEKGPALPARFGSSEVPAARATQDRIDIPEFAPNLEPEGEITPDRFLDRELSWLAFNARVLELAEDPELFLLERVNFLSIFASNLDEFFMVRVAGLKRRIATGLAVPSPAGLSPIEVLEQIGAAAHKLQERHARVFAEQLRPALAYEHIHLMHWDELDEDAQHQLSTMFREKVFPILTPLAVDPAHPFPYISGLSLNLAVVVRNPVSDKELFARVKVPDQLPRLISIDGPRAGAVPGRVARFIALEEVIAVHLDKLFPGMEVLEHHSFRVTRNEDVEVEEDDAENLLQALEKELLRRRFGPPVRLEVTTDINPNIRALLVRELGVEESEVYSVPAPLDLRGLSVIGGIDRADLHYPKHVPHTSRYLNESETSKAANVFAAMRRRDILLHHPYDSFSTSVQAFLEQAAADPKVQAIKQTLYRTSGDSPIVDALIDAAEAGKQVLALVEIKARFDEQANISWARKLEQAGVHVVYGIVGLKTHCKLSLVVRQEVDGLRRYCHIGTGNYHPRTARYYEDLGLLTSNEQVGEDLSKLFNQLSGYAPKSTFKRLLVAPRSVRSGLIDRIETEIRNARAGIASRVQIKVNSMVDEAIIDALYRASQAGVKVDVLVRGICSLRPGVPGLSENITVRSVLGRFLEHSRVFAFANANDPVVYIGSADMMHRNLDRRVEALVQLSNRDDTAQVLDLLRRYLDPGTASWHLDNQGIWTRHHQDEDGGPLLDLQSWLLDSRARQRTATRR, from the coding sequence ATGCAACCGGACTCCGTCGGTACCACCCGAATCCACGAGAAGGGCCCGGCCCTGCCCGCACGTTTCGGTTCCTCCGAAGTCCCGGCCGCCCGTGCCACCCAGGACCGCATCGACATCCCCGAATTTGCGCCGAACCTGGAGCCGGAGGGCGAGATCACCCCGGACCGGTTCCTGGACCGGGAACTCAGCTGGCTGGCGTTCAACGCCCGCGTGCTCGAACTCGCCGAGGACCCTGAGCTGTTCCTCCTGGAACGCGTGAACTTCCTCTCGATTTTCGCCTCCAACCTGGACGAGTTCTTCATGGTCCGAGTGGCCGGCCTGAAGCGGCGCATCGCCACCGGCCTGGCCGTTCCCTCCCCCGCCGGGCTGAGCCCCATTGAGGTGCTCGAGCAGATCGGCGCGGCAGCCCACAAACTCCAGGAACGCCATGCCCGCGTGTTCGCTGAACAACTCCGCCCGGCCCTGGCCTATGAGCACATCCACCTCATGCACTGGGACGAGCTGGATGAAGACGCCCAGCACCAGCTGAGCACGATGTTCCGGGAGAAAGTCTTCCCCATCCTGACGCCGCTGGCCGTGGACCCGGCCCACCCGTTCCCGTACATTTCGGGGCTCTCGCTCAACCTTGCCGTGGTGGTCCGCAACCCCGTCAGCGACAAGGAACTGTTCGCCAGGGTCAAGGTGCCGGACCAGCTCCCCCGCCTCATCTCGATCGACGGCCCCCGTGCCGGCGCCGTCCCGGGCCGTGTTGCGCGTTTCATCGCCCTCGAGGAAGTCATCGCCGTCCACCTGGACAAGCTCTTCCCCGGCATGGAGGTCCTGGAGCACCACTCCTTCCGCGTCACCCGCAACGAGGACGTCGAGGTTGAAGAAGACGACGCCGAGAACCTCCTGCAGGCCCTGGAGAAGGAACTGCTGCGCCGCCGCTTCGGCCCGCCCGTCCGCCTCGAAGTGACCACGGACATCAACCCGAACATCCGTGCCCTGCTGGTCCGCGAGCTCGGCGTGGAGGAGTCCGAGGTCTACTCGGTCCCTGCTCCCCTGGACCTGCGTGGATTGTCCGTGATCGGCGGGATCGACCGCGCGGACCTGCACTACCCCAAGCACGTCCCGCACACCTCGCGGTACCTCAACGAGTCCGAGACGTCCAAGGCCGCCAATGTCTTCGCCGCCATGCGCCGCCGCGACATCCTGCTGCACCACCCCTACGATTCCTTCTCCACCTCGGTCCAGGCCTTCCTGGAGCAGGCCGCGGCGGACCCCAAGGTGCAGGCCATCAAGCAGACCCTGTACCGCACCTCCGGCGATTCCCCGATCGTGGACGCCCTCATCGATGCGGCCGAAGCCGGCAAGCAGGTGCTGGCCCTGGTGGAGATCAAGGCCCGCTTCGACGAGCAGGCCAACATTTCCTGGGCGCGCAAGCTCGAGCAGGCCGGCGTGCACGTGGTGTACGGCATCGTGGGCCTGAAGACGCACTGCAAGCTCTCCCTGGTAGTGCGCCAGGAAGTCGACGGGCTGCGCCGCTACTGCCACATCGGTACGGGCAACTACCACCCGCGCACGGCCCGCTACTACGAGGACCTGGGCCTGCTGACGTCCAACGAGCAGGTGGGCGAGGACCTTTCCAAGCTCTTCAACCAGCTCTCCGGCTACGCCCCCAAATCCACGTTCAAGCGGCTGCTGGTGGCGCCGCGCTCGGTGCGCTCGGGACTGATCGACAGGATCGAGACCGAGATCCGGAACGCCCGTGCAGGCATCGCCTCCCGCGTGCAGATCAAGGTCAACTCCATGGTTGACGAGGCCATCATCGATGCCCTGTACCGGGCTTCGCAGGCCGGTGTGAAGGTGGATGTGCTGGTCCGCGGCATCTGCTCGCTGCGCCCCGGCGTGCCCGGGCTGAGCGAAAACATCACGGTCCGTTCCGTGCTGGGCAGGTTCCTTGAACACTCCCGCGTGTTCGCCTTCGCCAACGCCAACGACCCCGTGGTCTACATCGGCTCGGCCGACATGATGCACCGCAACCTCGACCGCCGGGTCGAGGCGCTGGTGCAGCTGTCCAACCGCGATGACACCGCACAGGTCCTGGACCTGCTGCGCCGCTACCTGGACCCGGGAACGGCAAGCTGGCACCTGGACAACCAGGGAATCTGGACACGGCACCACCAGGATGAGGACGGCGGCCCGCTGCTGGATCTGCAGTCCTGGCTGCTGGACTCCCGGGCCCGCCAGCGCACGGCCACGCGGCGCTAG